Proteins co-encoded in one Halorussus salinus genomic window:
- a CDS encoding HVO_2523 family zinc finger protein, with protein MSDSAERGDESERGRGDGDDGSGEQGGRPCPICETPMYSRHCKYVCPQHGIIMDCADTFY; from the coding sequence ATGAGCGACTCGGCCGAGCGAGGAGACGAGAGTGAGAGAGGGCGAGGTGACGGCGACGACGGGTCCGGCGAGCAGGGCGGGCGGCCGTGTCCCATCTGCGAGACGCCGATGTACTCCCGGCACTGCAAGTACGTCTGTCCCCAGCACGGCATCATCATGGACTGCGCCGACACCTTTTATTAA
- a CDS encoding adenosylcobalamin-dependent ribonucleoside-diphosphate reductase, whose amino-acid sequence MSGAGELTADELTLPIKRTEGETLQDRLTGNAYHNILPARYLRKNADGNLIEEQEDLFPRVAENIALAEAVYEAEKRDEEVTVTPDQLKPDHPRRDELAAEVFGKGTAADDDAETALSIYNVNKFSYETVVPELPDGIRDHVEEVRDEFETLMEDLSFMPNSPTLMNAGDELQQLSACFVDSPDDDITNIHQTAKEAAEVFQSGGGMGYAFWRLRPYGDAVGSTGGIASGPITFMRTYDQMCETIAQGGARRGAQMGVMRVSHPDVIQFIHAKNKDVSLAHSLRLNDPDDYTHNSFKDALEEARELIDDEGRVPKHLRNAAEGHLSNFNISVGITDDFMEAVQNGEEFTFTNPRTEEPHVATEHTKELYEMFGLGDHVEVGEELSIPAELVWDRIVDGAHENGEPGVIYLERVNKEHSFDVEEHPDHRILATNPCGEQPLEEYEACNLGHINLSTLADTDAPDWRIWYDEHGDEYDDFQQAVDAFLADAMAWDEFDHRIEYGTRFLENVVTMSDFPVEKIEQKVREMRKIGLGVMGLAQLYIQLGVEYGSDAGNEIARQLMRYINHESKWTSHELAEERGAFDEWDNSKYANPTEYREWFEKQTGLSADDWEDGFAIRNHNTTTIAPTGTTSMVGNTTGGCEPIYNVAYYKNVSDDVQGDEMLVEFDDYFLRVLEDNDIDVEEVKREAQDQMAENEFDGVEGLDTVPDAIGELFVVTSDLSGKDHAAVQCACQEGVDSAISKTCNFPNDASKADMREVYEYIYDNGGKGVTVYRDGTRSKQVLTTRADNKEFADESEAAAQLVEQIQEVFGGIDGFLDNDEVQAALDREVESLLEVADGEEGDSPYASKRPRPDVLHGITQRIDTGYGKLYVNINEDDRGRPFELFANIGNSGGFTASFTEALAKTISTALRSGVDPEEITDELQGIRSPKVAWDKGEQINSIPDAIGTAMRRYLDGEVEKAYPQQKNLTEVEDEVESGGVATDAGPNVDADTGPETDGGAVATSGKEADQQDIIESGESPECPDCGSLSLYYSEGCKTCESCGWSEC is encoded by the coding sequence ATGAGCGGTGCGGGCGAACTGACGGCCGACGAACTCACGCTCCCCATCAAGCGGACAGAGGGCGAGACCCTCCAAGACCGACTCACCGGAAACGCGTACCACAACATCCTCCCGGCGCGCTATCTCCGGAAGAACGCCGACGGAAATCTCATCGAGGAGCAAGAGGATCTCTTCCCCCGCGTGGCCGAGAACATCGCCTTGGCCGAAGCCGTCTACGAGGCCGAGAAGCGCGACGAGGAAGTCACGGTCACGCCCGACCAACTCAAGCCCGACCACCCCCGGCGCGACGAACTCGCCGCGGAGGTCTTCGGCAAGGGCACTGCGGCCGACGACGACGCGGAAACAGCTCTCTCGATCTACAACGTCAACAAGTTCTCCTACGAGACGGTCGTCCCGGAACTTCCCGACGGGATTCGAGACCACGTAGAGGAGGTACGCGACGAGTTCGAGACCCTGATGGAGGACCTCTCCTTCATGCCGAACTCGCCCACCCTGATGAACGCGGGCGACGAACTCCAACAGCTCTCGGCCTGCTTCGTTGACTCCCCGGACGACGACATCACCAACATCCACCAGACCGCAAAGGAGGCCGCGGAGGTCTTCCAGAGCGGCGGCGGCATGGGCTACGCTTTCTGGCGGCTCCGGCCCTACGGTGACGCGGTGGGAAGCACGGGCGGCATCGCCTCGGGTCCCATCACGTTCATGCGGACCTACGACCAGATGTGCGAGACCATCGCGCAGGGCGGTGCCCGGCGCGGTGCCCAGATGGGCGTCATGCGCGTCTCTCACCCCGACGTTATCCAGTTCATCCACGCGAAGAACAAGGACGTGAGCCTCGCGCACAGCCTCCGACTGAACGACCCCGACGACTACACGCACAACTCGTTCAAGGACGCGCTGGAGGAGGCCCGCGAACTCATCGACGACGAGGGCCGCGTGCCCAAGCACCTCCGAAACGCCGCCGAGGGTCATCTCTCGAACTTCAACATCTCGGTCGGCATCACCGACGACTTCATGGAAGCGGTCCAGAACGGCGAGGAGTTCACGTTCACGAACCCCCGGACCGAGGAGCCACACGTCGCCACCGAACACACCAAGGAACTCTACGAGATGTTCGGTCTCGGCGACCACGTCGAAGTCGGCGAGGAGCTGTCGATTCCGGCCGAACTCGTCTGGGACCGTATCGTGGACGGTGCCCACGAGAACGGCGAACCCGGCGTCATCTACCTCGAACGCGTCAACAAGGAACACTCCTTCGACGTGGAGGAGCATCCCGACCACCGGATTCTGGCGACCAACCCCTGCGGCGAACAGCCGCTCGAAGAGTACGAGGCCTGCAACCTCGGCCACATCAATCTCTCGACGCTCGCGGACACCGATGCACCCGACTGGCGGATCTGGTACGACGAACACGGCGACGAGTACGACGACTTCCAGCAGGCCGTGGACGCCTTCCTCGCCGACGCGATGGCGTGGGACGAGTTCGACCACCGCATCGAGTACGGCACCCGGTTCTTGGAGAACGTCGTCACGATGTCGGACTTCCCGGTCGAGAAGATAGAGCAGAAGGTCCGGGAGATGCGCAAAATCGGGCTCGGCGTCATGGGACTCGCTCAACTCTACATCCAGTTGGGCGTCGAGTACGGGAGCGACGCCGGAAACGAAATCGCGCGCCAGTTGATGCGCTACATCAACCACGAGTCGAAGTGGACCTCCCACGAACTCGCCGAGGAGCGCGGCGCGTTCGACGAGTGGGACAACAGCAAGTACGCGAACCCGACCGAGTACCGCGAGTGGTTCGAGAAGCAGACCGGCCTGAGCGCCGACGACTGGGAGGACGGCTTCGCCATCCGGAACCACAACACGACGACCATCGCGCCGACCGGCACGACTTCGATGGTCGGCAACACCACGGGCGGTTGCGAACCCATCTACAACGTCGCCTACTACAAGAACGTCTCCGACGACGTGCAGGGCGACGAGATGCTCGTGGAGTTCGACGACTACTTCCTCCGCGTGCTGGAGGACAACGACATCGACGTGGAAGAAGTCAAGCGAGAGGCCCAAGACCAGATGGCCGAAAACGAGTTCGACGGCGTCGAAGGTCTCGACACCGTGCCGGACGCCATCGGCGAACTGTTCGTCGTGACCTCCGACCTCTCGGGCAAGGACCACGCCGCGGTCCAGTGTGCCTGTCAGGAGGGCGTGGACTCGGCTATCTCGAAGACCTGTAACTTCCCGAACGACGCCAGCAAGGCGGACATGCGGGAGGTCTACGAGTACATCTACGACAACGGCGGGAAGGGCGTGACCGTCTACCGCGACGGCACCCGCTCCAAGCAGGTCCTCACGACCCGCGCGGACAACAAGGAGTTCGCCGACGAGAGCGAGGCCGCCGCCCAACTGGTCGAGCAGATTCAGGAGGTCTTCGGCGGCATCGACGGCTTCCTCGACAACGACGAGGTGCAGGCAGCCTTGGACCGGGAAGTCGAGTCGCTACTGGAAGTCGCCGACGGCGAGGAGGGCGACAGTCCCTACGCCAGCAAGCGCCCGCGGCCCGACGTACTCCACGGTATCACCCAGCGCATCGACACCGGGTACGGAAAGCTCTACGTCAACATCAACGAAGACGACCGAGGCCGACCCTTCGAGCTGTTCGCCAACATCGGCAACTCGGGCGGCTTCACCGCCTCCTTCACCGAGGCGCTGGCCAAGACCATCTCGACCGCGCTCCGGTCGGGCGTGGACCCCGAGGAGATTACCGACGAGCTACAGGGCATCCGGAGTCCGAAGGTCGCGTGGGACAAGGGCGAGCAGATAAACTCCATCCCGGACGCCATCGGCACCGCGATGCGCCGGTACCTCGACGGCGAAGTCGAGAAGGCCTACCCCCAGCAGAAGAACCTCACCGAGGTCGAGGACGAAGTGGAGTCCGGCGGCGTCGCGACCGACGCTGGCCCGAACGTAGACGCCGACACCGGCCCCGAAACCGACGGCGGTGCCGTCGCTACCTCGGGCAAGGAAGCCGACCAGCAGGACATCATCGAATCCGGGGAGAGCCCCGAGTGTCCCGACTGCGGGTCGCTGTCGCTGTACTACTCGGAAGGCTGCAAGACCTGCGAATCCTGCGGCTGGAGCGAGTGCTGA
- a CDS encoding ArsR/SmtB family transcription factor translates to MDKALWYLLTATRGGENRARLIRELSERPRNANQLADALDVRYKTVRHHLDMLEDHGVVEAGDNEYGKLYFLTDQFEQHREAFEEIMEHLE, encoded by the coding sequence ATGGACAAGGCGCTCTGGTACCTGCTCACGGCGACCCGCGGCGGCGAGAACCGCGCGCGGCTCATCCGCGAACTCTCCGAGCGCCCCCGCAACGCCAACCAACTCGCCGACGCCCTCGACGTGCGGTACAAGACGGTGCGCCACCACCTCGACATGCTCGAAGACCATGGCGTCGTCGAAGCGGGCGACAACGAGTACGGGAAGCTCTACTTCCTCACCGACCAGTTCGAACAGCACCGCGAAGCGTTCGAAGAAATCATGGAACACCTCGAATGA
- the trpD gene encoding anthranilate phosphoribosyltransferase — MQDYIERVTDGENLTLDEAREAATAVFEEATEAQIGALLAALRAKGETETEIAGFAQGMRDAARTIDPDRSPLVDTCGTGGDDYDTINVSTTSAIVASGAGVPVAKHGNYSVSSSSGSADVLEVAGVEIDAEPPAVEEAIEDDGIGFMLAPVFHPAMKAVIGPRQELGMRTVFNVLGPLTNPAGADAQVVGVYDPDLVPVLARALAQMSVERALVVHGSGMDEIAIHDETTVAEVRGDDIEEYTLTPEDLGLSRHEVSAVSGGTPEENAEDMRGIVEGEVTGAKRDIILANAGAAIYVAGEADSLEDGAQLAAKAIDDGGAADKFEELRTTVTA, encoded by the coding sequence ATGCAGGACTACATCGAACGCGTCACCGACGGCGAGAATCTCACGCTCGACGAAGCGCGCGAGGCGGCGACCGCGGTCTTCGAGGAGGCGACTGAGGCCCAAATCGGCGCCCTCCTCGCGGCGCTCCGCGCGAAGGGCGAGACGGAGACCGAAATCGCCGGGTTCGCCCAAGGCATGCGCGACGCCGCGCGCACCATCGACCCCGACCGCTCGCCGCTGGTGGACACCTGCGGCACGGGCGGCGACGACTACGACACCATCAACGTCTCGACCACGAGCGCCATCGTCGCCAGCGGCGCGGGCGTCCCGGTCGCCAAACACGGCAACTACTCGGTCTCCTCGTCGTCGGGGAGCGCCGACGTGCTGGAGGTCGCGGGCGTCGAAATCGACGCCGAACCACCGGCGGTCGAGGAGGCCATCGAAGACGACGGCATCGGGTTCATGCTCGCGCCCGTCTTCCACCCCGCGATGAAGGCCGTCATCGGCCCGCGGCAGGAACTGGGCATGCGCACGGTCTTCAACGTCCTCGGTCCGCTCACCAACCCGGCGGGAGCTGACGCGCAGGTCGTCGGCGTCTACGACCCCGACCTCGTGCCCGTCCTCGCTCGCGCGCTCGCCCAGATGAGCGTCGAGCGCGCGCTCGTCGTCCACGGCTCCGGCATGGACGAGATCGCCATCCACGACGAGACCACGGTTGCGGAGGTCCGGGGCGACGACATCGAGGAGTACACGCTCACCCCCGAGGACCTCGGTCTCTCTCGACACGAGGTGAGCGCGGTCTCCGGCGGCACCCCCGAGGAGAACGCCGAGGACATGCGCGGCATCGTGGAGGGCGAGGTGACCGGCGCGAAGCGCGACATCATCCTCGCCAACGCCGGAGCGGCCATCTACGTCGCGGGCGAGGCCGACTCGCTCGAAGACGGCGCGCAACTCGCCGCGAAGGCCATCGACGACGGCGGCGCGGCCGACAAGTTCGAGGAGCTACGGACGACCGTGACAGCATGA
- a CDS encoding aryl-sulfate sulfotransferase, with product MRDVTDATTPTVRGLALVLAGAGLLVVAFTASWAVAPGTETVSGQVDSNDTLLVGVQGPGPNGNVTALDGHGDVRWAIGGIISYQNVQRLDNGSVLATFAAGGYDECGRYESPCKRTGVRIIDTNADSAGVSDADSRTDSAGVSTADSVGVSTADSVGVSNTDSAEVAGPTPEVVWEWSYPVRTREDSEVHDAEMLPSGNLLVADMEYESIFVLNPETRERVWTWNASQHYDAPADPTTTDWLHLNDADRIGDGRFLVSIRNRNQLLVVERGRGVVDVINDEGDPDVLNRQHNPHWLGDGALLVADSENHRAVELHENETTGEWGVAWSVSTVGRIDLDWPRDADRLPNGHTLITDSRNNRVVEIEENGSVVASYAVPSLPYEADRLPYSEPPAAAVSPYGPGRGDDGGVFDHRVPLLSTLLAGARHVVALPYWVSEVHLLAVGIALALWIRGGYLLVRGRGSEE from the coding sequence ATGCGAGACGTGACGGACGCGACGACCCCGACCGTCCGCGGTCTCGCGCTGGTCCTCGCCGGAGCGGGCCTCCTCGTCGTGGCGTTCACCGCGAGTTGGGCGGTCGCTCCCGGCACCGAGACCGTCTCCGGGCAGGTAGACTCGAACGACACGCTGTTGGTCGGCGTGCAGGGGCCGGGACCGAACGGCAACGTCACCGCCCTCGACGGCCACGGCGACGTGCGGTGGGCCATCGGCGGCATCATCAGCTACCAGAACGTCCAACGGCTCGACAACGGGTCCGTGCTAGCGACGTTCGCCGCGGGCGGCTACGACGAGTGCGGGCGGTACGAATCGCCCTGCAAGCGGACGGGCGTCCGCATCATCGACACGAACGCAGACTCCGCAGGCGTCTCGGACGCCGACTCCCGCACCGACTCCGCGGGCGTCTCGACCGCCGACTCGGTGGGCGTCTCGACCGCCGACTCGGTGGGCGTCTCGAACACCGATTCCGCGGAGGTCGCCGGACCGACCCCCGAGGTCGTCTGGGAGTGGAGCTACCCGGTCCGGACCCGCGAGGACAGCGAGGTCCACGACGCCGAGATGCTCCCCTCGGGGAACCTCCTCGTCGCGGACATGGAGTACGAGAGCATCTTCGTGCTGAACCCCGAGACGCGAGAGCGCGTCTGGACGTGGAACGCCAGCCAGCACTACGACGCCCCGGCCGACCCGACGACGACCGACTGGCTCCACCTCAACGACGCCGACCGCATCGGCGACGGCCGGTTTCTGGTCTCGATTCGCAACCGGAACCAACTCCTCGTGGTCGAGCGCGGGCGAGGAGTCGTCGACGTAATCAACGACGAGGGCGACCCCGACGTGCTGAACCGTCAGCACAACCCCCACTGGCTCGGCGACGGCGCTCTCCTCGTCGCCGACTCGGAGAACCACCGCGCGGTCGAACTCCACGAGAACGAGACGACCGGCGAGTGGGGGGTCGCGTGGTCGGTATCGACGGTCGGCAGAATCGACCTCGACTGGCCGCGGGACGCCGACCGACTGCCGAACGGCCACACCCTAATCACGGACAGTCGGAACAACCGCGTGGTCGAAATCGAGGAGAACGGGAGCGTGGTGGCGAGCTATGCGGTCCCGTCGCTCCCCTACGAGGCCGACCGCCTGCCGTACAGCGAGCCACCCGCGGCGGCCGTCTCGCCCTACGGTCCGGGACGCGGTGACGACGGCGGCGTCTTCGACCACCGGGTGCCGCTCCTCTCGACGCTACTGGCGGGCGCTCGCCACGTCGTCGCGCTCCCCTACTGGGTGTCGGAGGTTCACTTGCTCGCGGTCGGCATCGCGCTCGCGCTCTGGATTCGGGGCGGCTACCTGCTGGTCCGCGGGCGAGGGTCCGAGGAGTGA
- the trpG gene encoding anthranilate synthase component II has protein sequence MTGTLDGGETRPDATDLQVLFVDNFDSFTYNLVEYTSEHAETEVVRNTATLTDVREADPDAIVVSPGPGHPKNDRDVGVTLDVFREVSPEVPTLGVCLGLEAAVYAYGGSVGRAPEPIHGKAFPVSHDERGVYAGLEQGFRAGRYHSLVATEVPDCFEVTATTDHDGEELVMGVRHREHPIECVQFHPESVLTAVGHDVIRNFLDGVE, from the coding sequence ATGACCGGGACTCTCGACGGCGGTGAGACTCGACCCGACGCTACCGACCTGCAGGTCCTCTTCGTGGACAACTTCGACTCGTTCACGTACAACCTCGTGGAGTACACGAGCGAACACGCCGAGACCGAGGTCGTCCGGAACACCGCCACGCTGACGGACGTGCGCGAGGCCGACCCCGACGCCATCGTGGTCTCGCCCGGACCGGGCCATCCGAAGAACGACCGTGACGTGGGCGTCACCCTCGACGTGTTCCGCGAGGTCAGCCCCGAGGTGCCCACGCTCGGGGTCTGTCTCGGACTGGAAGCCGCGGTCTACGCCTACGGCGGGTCGGTCGGTCGTGCGCCCGAACCGATTCACGGCAAGGCGTTTCCGGTCTCCCACGACGAGCGCGGCGTGTACGCCGGACTGGAGCAAGGGTTCCGCGCGGGACGCTACCACTCGCTGGTGGCGACCGAAGTCCCCGACTGCTTCGAGGTGACCGCGACGACCGACCACGACGGAGAGGAGCTGGTGATGGGCGTGCGCCACCGCGAGCATCCCATCGAGTGCGTCCAGTTCCACCCCGAGAGCGTGCTGACGGCCGTCGGCCACGACGTGATTCGGAACTTCCTCGACGGCGTCGAGTAG
- a CDS encoding molybdopterin-dependent oxidoreductase yields MASSLVAAAVGVAAVAGSYAAVGRTPAFVAAPISEVVVAATPDAVVAWSIQTLGSVGSQLGFLLALALTVGLFAVATAAAALLADRFEVPAVAVAPVACVAVALALTGSVASTLAAGGGAGLVVALASVGTGGTGEETAERSDVRPSSARRRVLQAVAGAVAVSGVGALLGSGEGGEVPETDGEVSTGVQSLLDEAADKSLDVEGIEPLVSEQFYQVDINNVDPTPDRDEWTLGVTGAVEEDAEFDYEDLTGLSESVEHRFVTLRCVGEGLNGKKMDTALWTGVPVMDLLESAGIDAGENCCVMFRAADDYFEEFPLSALEDGFLAFGMNGEPLPRGHGYPVRALIPGHWGEINVKWITEIEVLEEEAKGYWEKRGWHGTGPVNTVAKLHAVNRLDEGTDDSAGSGTEMQVGGHAYAGTRGIQTVEVSTDGGDSWNEATLSEPLPASPGEATADAEADATNAAEDAWRQWEYTYEASDAHEVVVRATDGEGDLQPSEESKPFPSGATGWVSKQVEP; encoded by the coding sequence TCGCGTGGTCCATCCAGACGCTCGGTAGCGTCGGGAGTCAACTCGGGTTCCTGCTGGCGCTCGCGCTCACGGTCGGCCTGTTCGCGGTGGCGACCGCGGCCGCGGCCCTCCTCGCAGACCGCTTCGAAGTCCCGGCCGTCGCCGTCGCCCCCGTGGCCTGCGTCGCCGTCGCGCTGGCGCTCACGGGGTCGGTCGCGTCCACGCTCGCGGCCGGTGGCGGCGCGGGACTCGTGGTCGCGCTCGCTTCCGTCGGTACCGGCGGGACCGGCGAGGAGACCGCCGAACGTTCCGACGTTCGCCCGTCGTCGGCCCGGCGGCGCGTCCTCCAAGCCGTCGCTGGCGCGGTCGCGGTGAGCGGTGTCGGCGCGCTCCTCGGCTCCGGCGAGGGCGGTGAGGTGCCCGAGACCGACGGCGAGGTCTCGACCGGCGTCCAGTCCCTGCTGGACGAGGCCGCCGACAAGTCCCTCGATGTCGAGGGCATCGAACCGCTCGTCAGCGAGCAGTTCTATCAGGTGGACATCAACAACGTGGACCCCACGCCGGACCGCGACGAGTGGACGCTCGGCGTGACGGGTGCGGTCGAGGAGGATGCCGAGTTCGACTACGAAGACCTGACCGGTCTCTCGGAGTCGGTCGAACACCGGTTCGTCACGTTGCGATGCGTCGGCGAGGGCCTGAACGGCAAGAAGATGGACACCGCGCTCTGGACCGGCGTGCCCGTGATGGACCTGCTGGAGTCGGCGGGCATCGACGCGGGCGAGAACTGCTGTGTCATGTTCCGCGCGGCCGACGACTACTTCGAGGAGTTCCCCCTCTCGGCGCTCGAAGATGGTTTTCTCGCGTTCGGGATGAACGGCGAACCGCTCCCGCGCGGGCACGGCTACCCGGTCCGCGCGCTGATTCCGGGCCACTGGGGCGAGATAAACGTCAAGTGGATAACTGAAATCGAGGTGCTGGAGGAGGAAGCGAAGGGCTACTGGGAGAAGCGCGGGTGGCACGGTACCGGTCCCGTCAACACCGTCGCCAAACTCCACGCCGTGAATCGGCTGGACGAGGGGACCGACGATTCGGCCGGTAGCGGGACCGAGATGCAGGTCGGCGGCCACGCCTACGCGGGCACACGAGGAATCCAGACGGTGGAGGTCTCGACCGACGGCGGGGATTCGTGGAACGAAGCGACGCTCTCGGAACCGCTACCCGCAAGCCCCGGCGAGGCCACCGCGGACGCCGAAGCCGACGCGACGAACGCCGCCGAGGACGCGTGGCGACAGTGGGAGTACACTTACGAGGCCAGCGACGCCCACGAGGTCGTCGTTCGCGCGACCGACGGCGAGGGGGACCTCCAACCGAGCGAGGAGAGCAAGCCCTTCCCGAGCGGCGCGACCGGGTGGGTCTCGAAGCAGGTAGAGCCGTAA
- a CDS encoding phosphoribosylanthranilate isomerase: MTRVKICGLTSTDDLRVAVEAGADAVGLLVDVPVDSPREIDPQRAVEIADAVPPFVTSVLVTMPDAPERTVELVRTIEPDAVQIHGDAGVGDLAYLTSSVEAKVIKVVDAADPEAARRYDDVADALLVDSVDDDGAGGTGETHDWGRTAEVVSTLDSPVVLAGGLTPTNVADAVQAVEPFAVDVASGVDRDEESDDPSAADETHAPTGRKDPDAVADFVANAKRTHSTPAP; the protein is encoded by the coding sequence ATGACGCGCGTGAAAATTTGCGGGCTCACCTCCACCGACGACCTCCGCGTCGCGGTCGAGGCGGGTGCCGACGCGGTCGGCCTGCTGGTGGACGTGCCCGTCGATTCCCCTCGCGAAATCGACCCGCAGCGCGCGGTCGAAATCGCCGACGCGGTGCCGCCGTTCGTCACCAGCGTCCTCGTGACGATGCCCGACGCCCCCGAGCGCACGGTCGAACTCGTCCGGACCATCGAACCCGACGCCGTGCAGATTCACGGCGACGCGGGCGTCGGCGACCTCGCGTACCTGACCTCCAGCGTCGAGGCGAAGGTCATCAAGGTCGTGGACGCCGCCGACCCGGAGGCGGCCCGGCGCTACGACGACGTGGCCGACGCGCTCCTCGTGGACTCGGTGGACGACGACGGCGCGGGCGGCACCGGCGAGACCCACGACTGGGGCCGGACTGCCGAAGTCGTCTCGACGCTCGACTCTCCGGTCGTCCTCGCTGGCGGCCTCACCCCCACCAACGTCGCCGACGCCGTGCAGGCGGTCGAACCCTTCGCCGTGGACGTGGCGAGCGGCGTGGACCGCGACGAGGAGTCCGACGACCCGTCGGCCGCCGACGAGACGCACGCGCCGACCGGCCGCAAGGACCCGGACGCCGTCGCCGACTTCGTGGCGAACGCGAAACGAACCCACTCGACTCCGGCACCATGA
- a CDS encoding PAC2 family protein: MGLVGQITADHVFEALDMTFFGSVHCPGLPQVTAYEEGDTTATCTTTPRRSASNANNSPTR; this comes from the coding sequence ATGGGACTTGTGGGGCAAATCACGGCCGATCACGTGTTCGAGGCGCTGGATATGACCTTCTTCGGGAGCGTCCACTGCCCCGGACTCCCGCAAGTCACGGCGTACGAGGAGGGCGACACGACGGCGACCTGTACGACCACGCCGAGGAGATCCGCGTCGAACGCGAACAACTCGCCCACTAGATGA
- the trpE gene encoding anthranilate synthase component I has translation MTPGSDAPTLGSGGETPGREQFVDLAGRDDPTVVRLAVELDADATPLSAYAALTGRSTEADRSDYAFLLESAEKTASSDPDGAFSPDTSGDRHARYSYVGYDPDAVVTVDADDVTVESLGGRAAKYVSADRGGDTLDVLRDAMPDAEQRGFPNEERQHFEGGLVGFLAYDAVYDLWLDEVGVERPDSRFPDAQFVLNTKTVAFDHRAGTVSLVFTPLVGPDDDAGSVYDDLQREAERVADLLGAADPPETGGFVRESSAAGPRDEYEEAVRTAKEHVLDGDIYQGVISRTRELRGDVDPLGFYEALRDVNPSPYMYLLGYDDLTVVGASPETLVSVRGREVMANPIAGTCSRGSSPVEDRRLAGEMLADGKERSEHTMLVDLARNDVRRVSDPGSVQVEEFMNVLKYSHVQHIESTVTGRLAADADPFDATRASFPAGTLSGAPKIRAMEIIDDLERTPRGLYGGGVGYYSWSGDADFAIVIRTATVESDSDATPRDRITVQAGAGIVADSEPAAEYDETEKKMDGVLTALERIEESESSETPDADPDTPEVGR, from the coding sequence ATGACGCCGGGTTCCGACGCGCCGACGCTCGGGTCCGGTGGCGAGACGCCGGGGCGCGAACAGTTCGTGGACCTCGCGGGCCGCGACGACCCCACCGTCGTCCGCCTCGCGGTCGAACTCGACGCGGACGCGACGCCGCTGTCGGCCTACGCGGCGCTCACCGGCCGTTCGACCGAGGCCGACCGGTCGGACTACGCCTTCCTGCTCGAAAGCGCCGAGAAGACCGCATCGAGCGACCCGGACGGCGCATTTTCGCCGGACACGTCGGGCGACCGCCACGCCCGCTACTCCTACGTCGGCTACGACCCCGACGCGGTGGTGACGGTTGACGCCGATGACGTGACAGTCGAGTCGCTCGGCGGCCGGGCCGCGAAGTACGTCTCCGCCGACCGCGGGGGCGACACGCTCGACGTACTCCGCGACGCCATGCCCGACGCTGAACAGCGCGGGTTCCCCAACGAGGAGCGCCAGCACTTCGAGGGCGGATTGGTCGGCTTTCTGGCCTACGACGCGGTGTACGACCTCTGGTTAGACGAAGTGGGCGTCGAGCGCCCCGACTCGCGGTTCCCCGACGCGCAGTTCGTCCTCAACACCAAGACCGTCGCGTTCGACCACCGCGCTGGGACCGTCTCGCTGGTCTTCACGCCGCTCGTGGGTCCGGACGACGACGCCGGATCGGTCTACGACGACCTCCAGCGCGAGGCCGAGCGCGTCGCCGACCTCCTCGGTGCGGCCGACCCGCCGGAGACCGGCGGGTTCGTCCGCGAGTCGTCCGCGGCCGGACCCCGCGACGAGTACGAGGAGGCCGTCCGAACCGCGAAGGAACACGTCCTCGACGGCGACATCTATCAGGGCGTCATCTCCCGGACGCGCGAGCTTCGGGGCGACGTTGACCCGCTGGGGTTCTACGAGGCACTTCGGGACGTGAACCCCTCGCCGTACATGTATCTCCTCGGCTACGACGACCTGACCGTGGTCGGCGCGAGTCCCGAGACGCTGGTCTCGGTTCGCGGCCGCGAGGTGATGGCCAACCCCATCGCGGGCACCTGCTCGCGCGGGTCGAGTCCGGTCGAGGACCGCCGCCTCGCGGGCGAGATGCTCGCCGACGGGAAGGAGCGGTCCGAACACACCATGCTGGTGGACCTCGCGCGAAACGACGTGCGTCGGGTCAGCGACCCCGGTAGCGTGCAGGTCGAAGAGTTCATGAACGTCCTCAAGTACAGCCACGTCCAGCACATCGAGAGTACCGTGACGGGCCGCCTCGCCGCGGACGCCGACCCCTTCGACGCGACCCGCGCGTCGTTCCCCGCCGGGACGCTCTCGGGCGCGCCCAAGATTCGCGCGATGGAAATCATCGACGACCTCGAACGGACTCCTCGGGGCCTCTACGGCGGCGGCGTCGGTTACTACTCGTGGTCGGGCGACGCCGACTTCGCCATCGTCATCCGGACCGCGACGGTCGAATCAGATTCAGACGCCACTCCTCGCGACCGCATCACCGTGCAGGCTGGCGCGGGTATCGTCGCCGACAGCGAACCCGCCGCCGAGTACGACGAGACCGAGAAGAAGATGGACGGGGTGCTGACCGCCCTCGAACGCATCGAGGAGTCCGAGTCGTCGGAGACGCCAGACGCAGACCCCGACACGCCGGAGGTGGGACGATGA